Proteins encoded in a region of the Planococcus shixiaomingii genome:
- a CDS encoding carbohydrate ABC transporter permease: protein MRKKRMKKFFLYIGVLMVLVFTLLPIYLLFIATITPSGELNASTTHFLPSEITLENYKNLFAGEANSGGAPPFFLALRNSLIISLSTTALAIAIGMFASYAYARFRFKGRSQLLMSVLGLRMVPEIVLLIPLYVIFARAGLIDNVATLIIIYTIFNLPFVIWLLQGFFGSVSKEMEESALMDGATHPMFLFRFIVPLSAPGLIATAIFVFLISWDEFMFATIFTSTYDAKTLTVAISEFSQKGMVDFGLQITAGFLGSIPPIILALILQRYIISGLSEGSVKG from the coding sequence ATGAGAAAAAAAAGGATGAAAAAATTCTTTCTCTATATAGGTGTTCTGATGGTATTGGTTTTCACGCTTCTGCCGATTTATTTGCTTTTCATCGCGACAATTACACCAAGCGGAGAGCTGAATGCCAGTACGACCCATTTTTTGCCCAGTGAAATAACGCTCGAGAACTACAAGAACCTCTTTGCGGGAGAAGCGAACAGCGGGGGAGCTCCGCCATTTTTCTTGGCGCTGAGAAACAGTTTGATCATTTCCCTGTCCACAACGGCACTTGCCATTGCTATTGGCATGTTTGCGTCATACGCGTATGCCCGCTTTCGGTTTAAAGGAAGAAGCCAGCTGTTGATGTCTGTGTTGGGGCTGCGGATGGTGCCGGAAATTGTGCTGCTTATTCCGTTATATGTAATCTTTGCACGCGCTGGATTGATTGATAATGTTGCAACTTTGATCATTATTTATACGATCTTCAACTTGCCTTTTGTTATTTGGCTGCTGCAAGGGTTTTTTGGATCTGTTTCAAAAGAAATGGAAGAATCAGCTTTGATGGACGGCGCTACGCATCCCATGTTTTTGTTCCGGTTTATCGTTCCTTTGTCTGCTCCTGGCTTGATCGCAACAGCGATATTCGTGTTTTTAATATCATGGGATGAATTTATGTTTGCCACTATTTTCACCTCCACTTATGACGCGAAAACATTGACGGTGGCCATTTCCGAGTTCTCACAAAAAGGAATGGTTGATTTCGGCTTGCAGATTACTGCCGGGTTTTTAGGTTCAATTCCTCCAATTATTCTGGCCCTGATTTTACAGCGGTATATTATTAGCGGCCTGTCAGAAGGATCTGTGAAAGGGTGA
- a CDS encoding NUDIX hydrolase, translating into MGYVEELRALVGHRPLILVGAVTVIVDNLGRLLLEERKYPKDKWGLAGGLMELGESTEDVARREVLEETGLRVNGLHLINIYSGPNHFAIAENGDEFYTVTAAYYTDDYEGELAVDEAESLSFQFFSPDELPANMVGSHRLVIEDFLAKHYRLELPLK; encoded by the coding sequence ATGGGGTATGTAGAAGAACTGCGGGCACTCGTCGGCCATCGCCCATTGATCCTGGTTGGTGCCGTTACCGTTATTGTCGATAACCTTGGGCGACTATTGCTTGAGGAACGAAAATATCCGAAAGATAAGTGGGGGCTTGCGGGCGGGCTCATGGAACTCGGGGAGTCCACAGAAGATGTGGCAAGAAGAGAAGTGTTGGAAGAGACGGGATTGAGAGTGAATGGGCTGCATCTCATCAATATTTACTCAGGTCCAAATCACTTTGCAATAGCCGAAAACGGCGATGAATTTTACACAGTGACTGCCGCTTACTATACGGATGATTACGAAGGGGAGTTGGCGGTCGATGAGGCGGAATCGCTCAGCTTCCAGTTTTTCTCTCCGGACGAACTGCCAGCAAATATGGTCGGCAGCCACCGCCTAGTCATCGAAGATTTTTTGGCTAAGCATTATCGGTTAGAACTGCCCTTGAAATAA
- a CDS encoding carbohydrate kinase family protein: MIGLVGNLNIDLILYHLDEQPKFGSEYVMENSVKRPGGLANVLLPLSELGERPLVVSLLGNDFYGDLVYNELRPKIVDGIVRTESETSLSIGVVNQSSERFFLTLFGNLTEFTYDTVKSDQQLQECSAVMFYGYFLLPNLGFEGTKQALMDAKKRGQTTFVDANSDIDGWNEEQVQEILKLLPHIDYFMPNEEEASYLTKQSELKNMIRVFKENGANNVIIKKGPDGSIASIDNQLYEDEGFHSIAVDTVGAGDSFDAGILYGFHHGFTPEKMLEFANALASIVVARSEDRYPDLKEIQAQIEKRKQNK; the protein is encoded by the coding sequence ATGATAGGCCTAGTAGGAAACCTCAATATCGACTTAATTCTTTATCATTTGGATGAACAACCGAAATTCGGGTCTGAATATGTTATGGAAAACAGTGTGAAACGGCCAGGGGGATTAGCGAATGTTTTATTGCCGTTAAGTGAACTTGGGGAAAGACCGCTTGTTGTCTCCCTGCTCGGCAACGATTTTTATGGAGATTTGGTCTATAACGAATTGCGGCCGAAAATTGTAGATGGTATCGTGCGGACAGAAAGCGAAACTTCCCTATCCATCGGGGTAGTGAACCAAAGCTCTGAACGCTTTTTTTTAACACTATTTGGGAACTTGACTGAGTTTACTTACGACACGGTCAAAAGCGACCAACAGCTGCAAGAGTGCAGTGCAGTCATGTTCTATGGGTATTTTTTGCTGCCGAATTTAGGATTTGAAGGAACAAAACAGGCATTAATGGATGCGAAAAAACGGGGCCAGACGACTTTCGTGGATGCGAATTCTGATATTGATGGGTGGAATGAAGAACAGGTCCAGGAAATATTGAAGCTGCTGCCGCATATCGATTACTTCATGCCCAATGAAGAAGAGGCATCTTATTTAACAAAACAGTCCGAGTTAAAAAATATGATCCGGGTATTCAAAGAAAACGGCGCCAACAACGTCATCATTAAAAAAGGGCCGGATGGCTCTATCGCATCTATTGATAATCAATTGTATGAAGACGAAGGGTTTCATAGCATCGCGGTAGATACAGTGGGGGCAGGAGACAGTTTTGATGCCGGCATCCTTTACGGCTTCCATCACGGCTTTACGCCTGAAAAAATGCTGGAATTTGCGAATGCTTTAGCAAGCATTGTTGTTGCCCGAAGCGAGGATCGTTACCCGGACTTGAAAGAAATCCAAGCTCAGATTGAAAAAAGGAAGCAAAACAAGTAA
- a CDS encoding extracellular solute-binding protein has translation MKKIFSTLLLSSVLILSACQSGGSEGESSSSDGPVTLKVLSSDDFADFRTGVIDEFEKQNPDIKIDLESVAYDQLHDKEIAAFNSGSSGGYDVVDVDEIWTAEYAEGAFIRDVSDMLTDDMKSGILESGMNITKYNDKYYGLPMFNDVLFFYYNEDLLKQAGFDAPPATWDEFVEMSTVLQDQGLVDGNASNWGFSANEGLVCYFTQFLGSHGGQYMDEQGNIVFNNEQGQQALQFMVDMMGKHGVVDTSAVSANDRQILDSFKEGKTAFVSGWSFYWGELNSDDSPVKDKIKVALTPGANGTESSTATGSMYLGISQQSEHPEEAWKFIEFLASKDIQKQQSTEAGSLPIWSDLYTDADLTSSNPQFENMGKQLEYTLSRPSLVNYNEFSKTLQNELQAALIGDKSPKEALDAAAAKAEELKQQ, from the coding sequence ATGAAAAAGATATTCAGCACACTGTTGTTGTCGTCTGTTTTAATCTTATCAGCTTGCCAGTCCGGTGGTTCTGAAGGTGAGTCGAGTAGCAGTGATGGCCCGGTAACGCTTAAAGTGTTGTCCAGTGATGACTTTGCAGATTTTCGCACTGGGGTAATTGATGAATTTGAGAAACAAAATCCGGATATAAAAATCGATCTGGAATCGGTCGCTTATGACCAGCTTCACGATAAGGAAATTGCAGCTTTCAATAGCGGAAGCAGCGGAGGATATGACGTGGTCGATGTGGATGAAATCTGGACAGCGGAATATGCGGAAGGGGCGTTCATCCGAGACGTCAGCGATATGCTTACGGACGATATGAAATCCGGTATTTTGGAATCGGGCATGAACATTACCAAATACAACGATAAATACTATGGGCTTCCAATGTTCAACGACGTATTGTTTTTCTATTACAATGAGGATTTGCTGAAACAGGCAGGCTTTGATGCACCTCCTGCTACATGGGACGAATTTGTTGAAATGTCCACCGTTCTTCAAGACCAGGGGTTGGTAGACGGAAATGCCAGCAATTGGGGATTCAGCGCAAACGAAGGGCTTGTTTGCTACTTTACTCAGTTCCTTGGTTCACACGGCGGCCAGTACATGGATGAACAAGGCAATATCGTCTTCAATAATGAACAAGGCCAGCAGGCGCTTCAGTTCATGGTGGACATGATGGGGAAACATGGTGTAGTTGATACATCGGCAGTCAGCGCCAACGACCGTCAGATTCTTGACAGTTTCAAAGAAGGCAAAACAGCATTTGTTTCGGGCTGGTCGTTTTACTGGGGAGAATTAAACAGCGATGATTCACCGGTTAAAGACAAAATTAAAGTCGCGTTGACTCCTGGAGCTAACGGAACGGAGTCTTCAACAGCTACCGGTTCCATGTATCTTGGCATTTCGCAGCAAAGCGAACATCCGGAAGAAGCATGGAAATTCATTGAGTTCTTGGCAAGCAAAGACATCCAAAAACAACAATCAACCGAAGCGGGTTCGCTTCCGATTTGGAGCGACTTGTATACGGATGCCGATTTAACGAGCAGCAACCCGCAATTCGAAAACATGGGCAAGCAGCTTGAATACACATTGTCCAGACCATCTTTGGTCAATTACAACGAATTCTCTAAAACGCTGCAAAACGAATTGCAAGCAGCTTTGATTGGTGATAAGAGCCCGAAAGAAGCGCTTGATGCAGCGGCTGCAAAAGCTGAAGAATTGAAACAGCAATAA
- a CDS encoding DUF6155 family protein has product MAKLTTNDLKKHLETYERDELMKVIMDLAKMSKKARKHLSDEVKAEEAAHFLYQESKQTITGYVNPGAEGTKPRLSKAKRTVNDFYKSTGNKELTVDLKLHFVEAGTQFAVTQKDLEEKFYSRMVDMYSEIVDECENDELLFHQFNDRLHKILETAAPIENDYPATLTDKYHSISWVEDQEQGVTIQ; this is encoded by the coding sequence ATGGCAAAGCTGACTACTAACGACTTGAAAAAACATTTGGAGACCTACGAGCGAGACGAACTCATGAAAGTCATAATGGATCTAGCGAAAATGAGCAAGAAAGCCAGAAAGCATTTGTCCGATGAAGTGAAAGCGGAAGAAGCAGCCCATTTTCTGTACCAAGAGTCGAAGCAAACGATAACCGGCTATGTAAATCCTGGTGCGGAAGGCACGAAGCCACGTCTATCCAAGGCGAAAAGAACGGTGAATGATTTTTACAAATCAACTGGCAATAAAGAACTGACTGTCGATTTGAAGCTTCACTTTGTAGAAGCCGGAACCCAATTCGCCGTAACCCAAAAAGATCTAGAAGAAAAATTTTATTCTAGAATGGTCGACATGTATTCGGAAATCGTGGATGAGTGTGAAAACGATGAGCTTTTATTCCATCAATTCAATGACCGCCTTCACAAAATTTTGGAAACAGCGGCACCGATTGAAAACGACTATCCAGCTACTTTAACGGATAAATACCATTCAATCAGCTGGGTGGAAGACCAAGAGCAAGGGGTAACTATTCAATAA
- a CDS encoding MalY/PatB family protein: MKYNFDEIVNRRGTYSLKWDGAELIKQFGITERYDEDTIPLFTADMDLPVPQPLIDALHKTVDHRIFGYSVFPEEYYEAIQHWFKKRHNWDIKKEHIVYSPGTVHALNVAVKAFTQSGDGIIIQRPVYPPFTGVIEENGRVVVNNALKADDSGYYSIDFEDFEEKAKDEHTKMFILCNPHNPTGRIFKEDELKRLADICYRHDVLIVADEIHGDLIRKDQTFYPMAKVAEQTDHILTLTAINKTFNTAGLHCTNVIVTDTDRMATFATEMGMQLGSPFTIAALIAVYNEGEEWLEQLKDYLDDMMDYVKNFFAEHMPEVKVRIPEGTYVLWLDFSGYGLPPEEIHDRIYNKANVVLEDGSMFGEEGTQYQRICIPSPRPLIQEALERIAREFEDISGKQKA; the protein is encoded by the coding sequence ATGAAATACAATTTTGACGAAATCGTCAATCGCCGAGGAACTTACTCGTTGAAGTGGGACGGGGCAGAACTCATCAAACAATTCGGAATCACTGAACGTTACGATGAGGACACGATTCCGTTATTTACCGCTGATATGGATTTGCCTGTGCCGCAGCCTTTGATTGATGCACTACATAAAACTGTGGACCACCGAATTTTCGGCTATTCGGTATTCCCGGAAGAGTACTACGAGGCAATTCAGCACTGGTTTAAAAAGCGGCATAATTGGGACATAAAAAAAGAACACATCGTTTATAGCCCAGGAACCGTCCATGCCTTGAATGTCGCGGTCAAAGCTTTTACCCAATCCGGCGACGGCATCATTATCCAGCGCCCGGTATACCCGCCATTCACTGGAGTCATCGAAGAAAACGGCCGAGTAGTCGTCAACAACGCCCTGAAAGCAGATGACAGCGGGTATTACTCCATCGATTTTGAGGATTTCGAAGAAAAGGCGAAAGATGAACATACGAAGATGTTCATCCTTTGCAATCCTCACAATCCAACGGGCCGCATCTTCAAAGAAGACGAACTGAAGCGGTTAGCGGACATTTGCTACCGCCATGATGTACTCATTGTCGCGGATGAAATCCACGGCGATTTGATCCGTAAAGACCAAACGTTCTATCCAATGGCGAAAGTGGCTGAACAGACCGACCACATCTTAACACTGACTGCTATCAACAAAACGTTTAATACAGCGGGGCTTCATTGTACGAATGTTATTGTGACTGATACAGACCGAATGGCGACTTTCGCTACTGAGATGGGAATGCAGCTCGGTTCACCGTTTACAATTGCCGCTTTGATCGCGGTCTACAACGAAGGCGAGGAATGGCTGGAGCAGCTCAAAGACTATTTGGACGATATGATGGACTATGTAAAAAACTTCTTTGCAGAACATATGCCGGAAGTCAAAGTCCGGATTCCGGAAGGCACTTATGTTTTGTGGCTCGATTTTAGCGGCTATGGCCTGCCGCCTGAAGAAATCCATGACCGAATCTACAATAAAGCGAATGTCGTCTTGGAAGACGGCAGCATGTTTGGCGAGGAAGGCACACAGTACCAGCGCATTTGCATTCCGTCGCCTCGCCCGTTGATCCAAGAAGCGCTAGAACGGATTGCCCGGGAATTTGAAGACATTTCCGGGAAACAAAAAGCATAA
- a CDS encoding ROK family transcriptional regulator has protein sequence MKDVIKGNPEFTRKINQKILLNLILKQEAISRAELAKISKLSRPTVSSIIEDLKEQNFILEVGFGTSAGGRRPMMIKINKENIYLIGVDLNPDSITIALTNMGLRILDSVTASITSTSTKEEIIQHMFEGIDALLERSNFKEQLVMGIGISSPGQINSKSGYVYSSNTIKNWNAVNLKELFEEKYKINTYVEHNVKAMALRELWFGNNQNLKNFIVIKAGIGIGAGIVTNGKIYLGSKGNSGEFGHTFISLDGPQCKCGNKGCLEAHADLVAIKRDILQLASEEQDTVWKSSGEITTSQLHAALANKDPIAVKVVEKAGAYMGIGIVNLIHLFNPEAIYFGGEMNKLWPFISKPLLEVVEQRTIPNLDSVVIRPLENAPSLDSSYNNIGVQSAAAIVFDKEFQIPIRRV, from the coding sequence ATGAAGGATGTTATAAAAGGAAACCCGGAGTTTACAAGGAAAATCAATCAAAAAATTTTACTGAACCTGATATTAAAGCAAGAAGCTATATCAAGGGCAGAATTAGCCAAGATCAGCAAATTATCACGGCCCACCGTTTCAAGTATTATCGAAGATTTAAAAGAGCAGAATTTTATACTGGAAGTTGGATTCGGAACTTCTGCCGGGGGCAGAAGGCCGATGATGATTAAAATCAATAAGGAAAATATTTATTTGATTGGAGTAGACCTTAATCCGGATAGCATTACAATCGCTCTCACCAACATGGGGCTCCGAATCCTCGATTCAGTTACAGCATCCATCACTTCAACATCAACTAAAGAGGAAATTATCCAACATATGTTTGAAGGGATCGATGCATTGCTTGAGCGATCGAATTTTAAGGAACAGTTGGTCATGGGAATCGGCATTTCATCGCCTGGGCAAATAAATTCGAAATCAGGTTACGTTTATTCATCAAATACCATCAAAAACTGGAACGCGGTCAATTTGAAAGAGCTTTTCGAGGAAAAGTATAAAATCAATACCTATGTTGAGCATAATGTGAAAGCAATGGCATTGAGGGAGTTATGGTTCGGCAACAATCAAAACTTGAAGAATTTTATCGTCATTAAAGCAGGGATTGGCATCGGCGCAGGCATTGTAACAAACGGCAAGATTTATCTCGGTTCAAAAGGGAATTCCGGAGAATTTGGCCATACCTTTATTAGCTTGGACGGGCCCCAATGCAAGTGCGGAAACAAAGGTTGTCTTGAAGCACATGCAGATCTTGTGGCGATAAAAAGAGATATTTTGCAGCTTGCAAGCGAAGAACAAGACACCGTATGGAAATCTTCAGGTGAAATTACTACCTCGCAGCTGCACGCTGCCCTAGCAAATAAAGATCCGATTGCAGTAAAAGTTGTCGAAAAAGCCGGAGCCTATATGGGAATCGGGATTGTGAATCTTATTCATTTATTCAATCCGGAAGCCATTTATTTCGGCGGGGAAATGAACAAGCTTTGGCCGTTCATCAGCAAACCGCTGCTCGAAGTGGTCGAACAGCGAACAATTCCCAATCTGGATTCTGTTGTGATTCGGCCGTTGGAAAATGCGCCATCACTTGATAGTTCGTATAACAATATTGGCGTACAAAGTGCGGCTGCCATCGTTTTCGATAAAGAATTTCAAATTCCAATACGGAGGGTATAA
- a CDS encoding carbohydrate ABC transporter permease, with product MKKLQPYLYLTPSFIVVICLILVPIAYALFISFIDLTQNVNKLSDSELWNFVGLENYVEILTGSVFWSTLARTLYITFVSVGLELLIGLSIALILNEQFVGRGFVRGIMLIPWAFPTIVNAVLWRWFYDPNHGMVNGVLAKMGFINEGEYINFLGSAFSALNAIIIADVWKNTAIVALLLLAALQSIPGSLYEAAQIDGASSWKRFVNITFPLLAPAILVTLVLRTMEAFKIFDLIYIMTGGGPAGGTQVMSFLTYQQTMMFGKYSYGAAIAFLMSLFVLLFAFLYIKLLYRDLE from the coding sequence ATGAAAAAGTTGCAGCCATACCTTTACTTGACTCCGAGTTTTATCGTCGTGATTTGCTTGATATTGGTTCCGATTGCTTATGCTTTGTTTATCAGCTTTATCGATTTGACGCAAAATGTAAACAAATTAAGCGACTCGGAACTTTGGAACTTCGTTGGTCTTGAAAATTACGTGGAAATTTTGACAGGCAGTGTGTTCTGGAGCACTTTAGCGCGCACGCTGTACATCACTTTCGTGTCTGTCGGCCTTGAATTGCTTATCGGCTTGAGCATTGCGCTAATTTTGAATGAGCAATTTGTTGGCAGAGGGTTTGTCCGTGGAATCATGCTGATTCCATGGGCTTTCCCAACTATTGTCAATGCGGTGCTTTGGCGCTGGTTCTATGATCCGAATCATGGGATGGTCAATGGAGTTCTTGCAAAGATGGGGTTTATCAATGAAGGAGAATATATCAATTTCCTCGGTTCGGCTTTTTCTGCCCTCAATGCGATTATCATTGCCGATGTCTGGAAGAATACCGCAATTGTCGCGCTGCTGCTGCTGGCTGCTCTTCAGTCCATACCCGGTTCGTTATACGAAGCGGCCCAAATAGACGGAGCAAGCAGCTGGAAGCGCTTTGTTAACATCACTTTTCCTTTATTGGCCCCTGCGATTCTGGTTACGCTCGTGCTGCGGACGATGGAAGCATTTAAGATATTCGATCTTATTTATATTATGACAGGCGGAGGCCCTGCCGGAGGGACGCAAGTTATGTCGTTCCTTACTTATCAGCAAACGATGATGTTCGGTAAGTACAGTTACGGAGCAGCCATTGCGTTTCTGATGTCGTTATTCGTGTTGTTATTTGCGTTTCTATACATCAAATTACTCTACAGAGATTTGGAGTAG
- a CDS encoding cupin domain-containing protein, producing MGQLQRLENYLFMGARVKPLLLSEDTGGNFSVFEFTEVQGLEPPVHIHENEDEMWRIIEGEATFRLENKEIHAGPGDAVFVPQGKPHTFKLKTKTMTAILSLTSTDFENIVSELAVQVQSKDEMPSGPPTKEQLEKLLELGKKYGLTIRPPEHTV from the coding sequence ATGGGACAATTGCAAAGGCTGGAAAATTATCTTTTTATGGGTGCCCGCGTCAAGCCGCTGTTATTAAGTGAGGATACAGGCGGAAACTTTTCGGTATTTGAATTTACAGAAGTGCAAGGACTGGAACCGCCAGTTCATATTCATGAGAATGAAGATGAAATGTGGCGGATTATAGAAGGAGAAGCGACATTTCGTCTGGAAAATAAAGAAATCCATGCAGGGCCTGGCGATGCTGTGTTTGTTCCTCAAGGAAAGCCGCATACGTTTAAATTAAAAACAAAAACAATGACCGCCATTCTTTCTTTAACATCGACCGATTTTGAAAACATCGTTAGCGAATTGGCTGTTCAGGTTCAATCGAAAGACGAAATGCCAAGCGGCCCGCCTACTAAAGAGCAGTTAGAAAAACTGCTCGAACTCGGCAAAAAATATGGTTTGACGATTCGGCCTCCAGAACATACAGTTTAA
- a CDS encoding SIS domain-containing protein, which yields MSLFYQEVLEQPKAIKDTIHGNTDVELSLDSTKPILFSGMGSSLAACQLVALYMNRYGGMAQAVDSSELLHYQMEMLDHYNVFLSSQSGESIETKEVANKHKRAKAFTNSPGSSIANAASETYFTKATPEEAIASSKSFTTMVSLLLYLSSKKFGEPLEEEILQAANVIEEVLESRFEEIGELISKTIDPNQPLLLIGRGPSVITAEQGGLTLKETARIFSESLSSAQFRHGPFELLKEPFQCFLFNPFGETYELNIEMAKEIARLGGKVIYVSDEPLVAENIESIQLNSIDEFVSPIIYSCVVQIAAIKLCEKKGLVAGEASLISKVTGKQ from the coding sequence ATGAGTTTATTTTATCAAGAAGTGCTCGAACAGCCGAAAGCGATTAAAGACACGATTCACGGCAATACCGATGTTGAACTTTCTCTCGATTCAACGAAACCCATCTTATTTTCCGGAATGGGCAGTTCGCTGGCAGCTTGCCAACTGGTTGCGCTGTACATGAACCGTTATGGGGGAATGGCTCAAGCGGTAGACAGTTCTGAGCTGCTGCATTATCAGATGGAGATGCTCGATCACTACAATGTTTTCTTAAGTTCCCAAAGCGGGGAAAGTATAGAAACGAAAGAAGTGGCCAACAAACACAAAAGGGCAAAAGCGTTTACAAACAGCCCGGGCAGTTCGATCGCGAATGCTGCCTCCGAAACGTATTTCACAAAAGCGACGCCGGAAGAGGCCATAGCTTCTTCTAAATCGTTTACCACTATGGTGTCATTGCTGCTTTATTTGTCTTCGAAAAAGTTCGGTGAGCCGCTCGAAGAAGAAATTTTGCAAGCTGCAAATGTTATCGAAGAAGTGCTGGAAAGCAGATTTGAAGAAATTGGGGAACTCATTTCCAAAACAATCGACCCCAACCAGCCGCTTTTGCTCATAGGTAGGGGGCCGAGCGTCATCACGGCTGAACAAGGTGGGTTAACGCTAAAAGAAACGGCACGCATTTTTTCGGAATCCCTATCGTCAGCCCAGTTTAGGCATGGACCTTTTGAGCTGTTGAAAGAGCCATTTCAATGCTTCCTGTTCAACCCATTTGGCGAGACTTACGAACTGAATATCGAAATGGCGAAAGAAATTGCCAGACTTGGAGGCAAAGTGATTTATGTGTCCGATGAACCATTAGTGGCTGAAAATATTGAATCGATTCAACTTAATTCTATCGATGAGTTTGTCAGCCCGATCATTTATTCATGTGTAGTCCAAATTGCTGCAATTAAGTTGTGCGAGAAAAAAGGCCTTGTAGCAGGCGAGGCTTCTCTTATCAGCAAGGTAACGGGGAAGCAATAA
- a CDS encoding acetamidase/formamidase family protein — protein MNKTVVETLFVNQFVDGILDPGKEMLGPVKDGGYIIANTTPGCWGPMITPSIKGGHEVTQPVYVEGAEPGDAIVIRINSINVTSQATASGNDKMYEDRADGDGYVAAKCPECGTKNPKTVIKGIGIEAIRCVNCGADATPFVFTNGYTMFFGEKGDIGLTLTQEAAETIAKDGREYMKTPEASVQNPVVTFAPHDLVGTMARMRPFLGQLGTTPSRPTPDSHNAGDFGSFLVGATHDYTSTQEELETHRTDGHLDVNRVRAGAVLICPVKVPGGGVYLGDMHAMQGDGEIAGHTADVAGIAHLQVHVIKDLNIKGPILLPNIEDLPYTAKPFTQEERQSAQQIAEKWNVAKIEDSYPISFIGSGPNLNDATDNGLTRAAEFFGVTVPEIMNRSTITGAIEIGRHPGVVTVTFLVPEQYLKKTNLFELVKNQYG, from the coding sequence GTGAATAAAACTGTAGTCGAAACTCTTTTCGTCAATCAATTTGTAGATGGAATTTTGGATCCCGGAAAAGAAATGCTCGGCCCTGTCAAAGACGGCGGGTACATTATCGCCAATACCACCCCGGGCTGCTGGGGACCGATGATTACACCCAGCATCAAAGGCGGACATGAAGTGACTCAGCCAGTTTATGTCGAAGGAGCTGAACCAGGAGACGCCATTGTCATCCGTATCAATTCCATCAATGTGACTTCCCAAGCCACAGCTTCCGGAAACGATAAGATGTACGAAGATCGGGCAGACGGTGATGGGTACGTTGCGGCGAAATGCCCTGAATGCGGCACAAAGAATCCGAAAACCGTCATCAAAGGAATTGGCATAGAAGCAATCCGCTGCGTTAATTGTGGAGCAGACGCCACCCCTTTCGTTTTTACTAACGGCTATACGATGTTCTTCGGGGAAAAAGGCGATATCGGCCTTACGCTTACGCAAGAAGCTGCTGAAACGATTGCGAAAGACGGGCGGGAATACATGAAGACGCCTGAGGCTTCTGTACAAAATCCGGTAGTCACGTTTGCGCCGCATGACTTGGTTGGAACAATGGCGCGCATGCGTCCCTTCCTTGGCCAATTAGGGACAACTCCTTCACGTCCGACACCGGATTCCCACAATGCTGGGGACTTCGGCTCTTTCTTGGTCGGTGCCACCCATGATTACACGAGCACCCAGGAAGAATTGGAAACTCACCGGACCGACGGCCATTTGGATGTTAACAGGGTCCGCGCTGGCGCCGTATTAATATGCCCAGTCAAAGTTCCAGGAGGCGGCGTTTACCTCGGCGATATGCACGCCATGCAAGGAGACGGCGAAATCGCCGGACATACGGCAGATGTTGCAGGCATTGCCCACCTTCAAGTCCATGTCATCAAAGACTTGAACATTAAAGGCCCAATATTGCTGCCGAACATTGAAGATCTGCCCTATACGGCCAAACCTTTCACGCAAGAAGAGCGCCAGTCCGCCCAGCAAATTGCAGAAAAGTGGAACGTGGCGAAAATTGAAGATTCGTATCCAATTTCCTTTATCGGATCTGGCCCTAATTTGAATGACGCAACCGACAATGGTTTGACCCGTGCAGCCGAATTTTTCGGCGTAACCGTCCCGGAAATCATGAACCGCTCGACCATTACAGGAGCGATTGAAATCGGCCGGCACCCGGGCGTCGTTACCGTGACCTTCCTAGTTCCAGAACAGTATTTGAAAAAAACCAATTTGTTCGAATTAGTCAAAAACCAATACGGATAA